A single window of Nicotiana sylvestris chromosome 3, ASM39365v2, whole genome shotgun sequence DNA harbors:
- the LOC138887702 gene encoding uncharacterized protein, protein MAPYEALYGRKCRSPIGWFDVGESGLHGPDLVQQPIEKLKLIWERLLTAQSHQKSYSDMQRQNLEFGDNDWVFLKVSHMRGLMRFGKKGKHSPWYIGPYRIFRRMGQVAYELELLSELESVHQVFHVSMLRKSIGDPTHVVSMDYVQITEALSYEEISVAILDRQICNLRNKEIASVKVLWRSKNVEEMTWEVEAKMKSKYPHLFQTEDMARGGIAQHSSIQASKSSCKLSCVKPSVVIYR, encoded by the coding sequence ATGGCCccgtacgaggctttgtatgggcgtaagtgcagatctcctatagggtggtttgatgttggagaatctggttTACATGGGCCGGACCTGGTTCAGCAGCCCATAGAAAAATTAAAGCTTATCTGGGAGCGactgttgacagctcagagtcatcagaagtcatattctgacatgcAGCGACAAAATTTAGAGTTCGGAGataatgattgggtattcttaaaggtatcACATATGAGAGGTctgatgaggtttggaaagaagggaaaacatAGCCCATGGTATATTGGTCCTTATAGGATCTTTCGGAGaatgggccaagtagcttatgagttagaattgctgtcggaattggagtctgtccatcaggtttttcacgtatctatgttacggaagtccATTGGCGATCCTACTCATGTGGTCTCCATGGAttatgtacagattacagaggccttgtcatacgaggaaatttcggttgccatcctagaccgacaaatatGCAACCTACGGAATAAGGAGATAGCCTCCGTGAAGGTTTTATGGAGAAGCAAGAATGTGGAAGAGATGACGTGGGAAGTGGAGGCAaaaatgaagtctaaatacccccacCTATTTCAAACTGAAGATATGGCTCGAGGTGGGATAGCTCAACACAGCTCTATTCAGGCCAGTAAGTCATCATGTAAGCTCTCATGTGTGAAGCCAAGTGTTGTTATTTATAGATAG
- the LOC138887703 gene encoding uncharacterized protein yields MPKFLESIKETLPHTPQQTLYIPESAEKDMFIKNMAKELKKLTSRVQGVEGGKGIEGLNNEDLCNQLGVELPQGYESPMFEMFDGTGNPKVHLRMYCVKLVGVGKDKRIRIKLFMRILTRDALSWFNTKNALDVFYIQNLKKTPTKTFRDYATRWRSEAAKVKPALEEEQMNKFFVRAQDPQHSERLMVIENHTFSDIIKLRERIDEGIKQSLAVGRYL; encoded by the exons ATGCCCAAATTCCTAGAGTCCATCAAAGAAACTTTACCCCACACTCCACAACAAACCTTATACATACCTGAATCCGCCGAGAAAGACATGTTCATCAAGAATATGGCGAAAGAACTCAAGAAACTTACTAGTCGAGTCCAAGGTGTTGAGGGTGGTAAAGGCATCGAAGGTTTGAACAATGAGGATTTGTGTAACCAACTGGGCGTAGAACTACCACAGGGGTACGAATCTCCTATGTTCGAAATGTTCGACGGAACAGGTAATCCAAAGGTGCATTTGAGAATGTATTGTGTCAAGCTCGTAGGGGTTGGTAAAGACAAAAGAATCCGCATCAAGCTGTTCATGAGGATCCTTACTAGAGACGCCCTATCCTG gttcaatacaaaaAATGCGCTAGacgtcttctacattcagaatcttaagaagacaCCAACAAAAACTTTCCGCGattatgctactcgatggaggtcgGAAGCTGCAAAAGTAAAGCCAGCActggaagaagaacaaatgaataagttcTTTGTCAGAGCTCAAGATCCACAACACTCTGAGAGGTTGATGGTCATTGAAAACCATacattctctgatatcatcaaactgcGAGAAAGAATAGACGAAGGAATTAAACAAAGCCTTGCAGTTGGGAGGTATCTCTAA